A genomic region of Mitsuaria sp. 7 contains the following coding sequences:
- a CDS encoding endonuclease/exonuclease/phosphatase family protein, translating to MGLGKRLEIHNLGMGVQALDADLVFLQEVRLFHHREARQFDRSWFGWPEQGQAEFLAPEGYEVAYRTNAVTRHGEHGNALLSRYPLGDIGHHDVSDHRFEQRGLLHVPVRWQGTEVHAVVAHLGLIHGSRVRQIQKLAAFIEDHVPHGAPLVVAGDFNDWGERLEESMRTTGLSRAMLPGAKRSLPTFPSRVPVFALDRIYTRGLRCVDMKVPRGPAWARMSDHLPLLAELVLT from the coding sequence ATGGGGCTGGGCAAGCGCCTGGAGATCCACAACCTGGGCATGGGCGTGCAGGCGCTGGATGCGGATCTGGTGTTCCTGCAGGAGGTGCGGCTGTTCCACCACCGCGAGGCGCGCCAGTTCGACCGGAGCTGGTTCGGCTGGCCGGAGCAGGGCCAGGCGGAGTTCCTCGCGCCGGAAGGCTACGAGGTGGCCTATCGCACCAACGCGGTCACGCGCCACGGCGAGCACGGCAACGCGCTGCTGTCGCGTTATCCGCTCGGGGATATCGGCCACCACGATGTGTCGGACCACCGCTTCGAGCAGCGCGGCCTGCTGCACGTGCCGGTGCGCTGGCAGGGCACCGAGGTGCACGCCGTGGTCGCCCATCTGGGGTTGATCCATGGCAGCCGGGTGCGGCAGATCCAGAAGCTGGCGGCCTTCATCGAGGACCACGTGCCGCACGGCGCGCCGCTGGTCGTGGCCGGAGACTTCAACGACTGGGGCGAGCGGCTGGAAGAGTCCATGCGCACGACCGGCCTGAGCCGGGCGATGCTGCCCGGCGCGAAGCGCTCGCTGCCGACCTTCCCGTCGCGGGTGCCGGTGTTCGCGCTGGACCGCATCTACACGCGCGGCCTGCGCTGCGTCGACATGAAGGTGCCGCGCGGTCCGGCGTGGGCGCGCATGTCGGACCACCTGCCGCTGCTCGCCGAGCTCGTGCTGACTTGA
- the nudB gene encoding dihydroneopterin triphosphate diphosphatase translates to MSDVPLAPAATPLPAAAQTADAERAERAYKIPESVLVVIHTDALDVLMLERADRPGFWQCVTGSKDALDEPLSETASREVLEETGIRVQDLAPASLVDWQLANVYDIYPVWRHRYAPGVTRNTEHVFGLTVPSGTAVTLAPREHLDFRWLPWREAADLCFSPSNAEAILQLPAQRAREEKATP, encoded by the coding sequence ATGAGCGATGTGCCTCTCGCCCCTGCCGCCACCCCGCTCCCGGCCGCCGCCCAGACGGCCGACGCCGAACGGGCTGAGCGCGCCTACAAGATCCCCGAATCCGTGCTGGTCGTGATCCACACCGACGCGCTGGACGTGCTGATGCTGGAACGTGCCGACCGACCCGGTTTCTGGCAATGCGTGACCGGGTCGAAGGATGCGCTCGACGAGCCCTTGAGCGAGACCGCCAGTCGCGAGGTGCTGGAGGAAACCGGCATCCGCGTGCAAGACCTGGCCCCGGCGTCGCTGGTCGACTGGCAACTGGCCAACGTCTACGACATCTATCCGGTCTGGCGCCACCGCTACGCCCCGGGCGTGACCCGCAACACCGAGCACGTCTTCGGCCTGACGGTGCCGTCCGGCACCGCGGTGACGCTGGCGCCGCGCGAGCACCTCGATTTCCGCTGGCTGCCGTGGCGCGAGGCGGCCGACCTGTGCTTCTCGCCGTCCAACGCGGAAGCCATCCTGCAGTTGCCCGCCCAGCGGGCGCGCGAAGAAAAGGCCACCCCATGA
- a CDS encoding flagellar basal body L-ring protein FlgH: MFNVHTAAQRGGLLLGAALLSACASPEPLVQGPVQVMPPPDGAYVERVNNGAIYQPGMAAASLFTTERRARQVGDSLKIAISESLSATQKSKTDTSRDNKLAVKGPGGSSNVGIVDRLLKADATASGSDSYKGSGDTEASGSLSGQMAVSVINVLPNGHLVVAGERSIAMNGGLQTLRFSGVVNPQDIRTGNQVQSADVVNARMEIAGKGEVSEAARRSWLQRVLTSSLAIW, translated from the coding sequence ATGTTCAACGTTCACACGGCCGCGCAACGCGGCGGACTGCTGCTGGGCGCCGCACTCCTGAGCGCCTGCGCCTCGCCGGAGCCGCTGGTGCAGGGCCCGGTGCAGGTGATGCCGCCGCCCGACGGCGCCTATGTCGAGCGCGTCAACAACGGCGCGATCTACCAGCCCGGCATGGCCGCGGCCTCGCTCTTCACCACCGAGCGTCGCGCACGCCAGGTCGGCGATTCGCTGAAGATCGCCATCAGCGAGTCCCTCAGCGCCACGCAGAAGAGCAAGACCGACACCAGCCGCGACAACAAGCTCGCGGTCAAGGGACCGGGCGGTTCCAGCAACGTCGGGATCGTCGACCGGCTGCTCAAGGCCGACGCCACCGCGTCGGGCAGCGACTCGTACAAGGGCAGCGGCGACACCGAGGCCAGCGGCAGCCTCAGCGGGCAGATGGCCGTGTCCGTGATCAACGTGCTGCCCAACGGCCACCTCGTCGTCGCCGGGGAACGCAGCATCGCGATGAACGGCGGACTGCAGACGCTGCGTTTCTCGGGCGTCGTCAACCCGCAGGACATCCGCACGGGCAACCAGGTCCAGTCCGCGGACGTCGTCAACGCGCGGATGGAAATCGCCGGCAAGGGCGAGGTGTCCGAGGCCGCGCGTCGCAGCTGGCTTCAGCGGGTGTTGACGTCGAGTCTCGCCATCTGGTGA
- a CDS encoding HD-GYP domain-containing protein, with product MLKKIPTAQVKLGMYLQGMEGSWLSHPFWKTKFVLTDPEDLKALKASGVPFCWIDASKGLDVDAPEAPKAALAPPAPAPVAASVEPQAVPAAPAAPAVIAAAPRLELSTAPTSMGEELERATQVMQRSKRAVMHLFGEARLGKAIDAEQCLPLVEEVASSVVRNPSALISLARLKTKDDYTYMHSVAVCALMVSLARQMGLDEPQTREAGLAGLLHDVGKMMMPLNVLNKPGALTDDEFAIMRDHPTRGFEMLKEGTSVPEAALDVALRHHEKMDGSGYPGKLAGEQISLLSRMGAVCDVYDAITSNRPYKNAWDPASSLARMAQWTGHFDPRVFQAFVKCVGIYPVGTLVKLQSGRLGVVLEQNATALTAPRVRVFYSTKSQMPIPTLVLDLSAANAGDRIVGREDPATWGFQRLDELWQAPAK from the coding sequence ATGCTGAAGAAGATCCCCACGGCCCAGGTGAAGCTGGGCATGTATCTGCAAGGGATGGAGGGGTCGTGGCTGTCACACCCTTTCTGGAAGACGAAATTCGTCCTCACCGATCCCGAGGACCTGAAGGCATTGAAGGCGAGCGGCGTGCCGTTCTGCTGGATCGACGCGTCCAAGGGTCTGGATGTCGACGCGCCCGAGGCGCCGAAGGCGGCCCTGGCGCCGCCGGCGCCCGCGCCTGTCGCGGCATCCGTGGAACCGCAGGCGGTCCCCGCGGCGCCCGCCGCGCCCGCCGTCATTGCCGCCGCGCCCCGGCTTGAACTGAGCACCGCGCCCACGTCGATGGGCGAGGAACTCGAGCGCGCCACGCAGGTGATGCAGCGCTCCAAGCGCGCGGTGATGCACCTGTTCGGCGAGGCCCGGCTGGGCAAGGCGATCGACGCCGAGCAATGCCTGCCCCTCGTGGAGGAGGTGGCGAGCTCGGTGGTCCGCAATCCGTCGGCGCTGATCAGCCTGGCGCGGCTCAAGACCAAGGACGACTACACCTACATGCACTCGGTGGCCGTGTGCGCGCTGATGGTCTCGCTGGCCCGGCAGATGGGCCTGGACGAGCCGCAGACGCGCGAGGCGGGCCTGGCCGGGCTGCTGCACGACGTCGGCAAGATGATGATGCCGCTGAACGTGCTGAACAAGCCGGGCGCGCTGACCGACGACGAGTTCGCGATCATGCGCGACCACCCGACGCGCGGCTTCGAGATGCTCAAGGAAGGCACCTCGGTGCCCGAGGCGGCGCTGGACGTGGCGCTGCGCCATCACGAGAAGATGGACGGCTCGGGCTATCCGGGCAAGCTGGCGGGCGAGCAGATCAGCCTGCTGTCGCGCATGGGCGCGGTGTGCGACGTGTACGACGCGATCACCTCGAACCGGCCCTACAAGAACGCGTGGGATCCGGCGTCGTCGCTGGCGCGGATGGCGCAGTGGACGGGCCACTTCGATCCGCGGGTGTTCCAGGCCTTCGTGAAGTGCGTGGGCATCTATCCGGTGGGCACGCTGGTGAAGCTGCAGTCGGGCCGCCTGGGCGTGGTGCTGGAGCAGAACGCCACGGCCCTGACGGCCCCGCGGGTGCGGGTGTTCTATTCGACCAAGTCGCAGATGCCGATCCCGACGCTGGTGCTGGACCTGTCCGCGGCCAATGCCGGGGACCGCATCGTCGGCCGCGAGGATCCGGCCACCTGGGGATTCCAGCGGCTCGACGAACTGTGGCAGGCGCCGGCGAAGTGA
- a CDS encoding c-type cytochrome: MRRQLQISLALMLAGSAFVVAAQSNASSSPAPGQAPSTTTPGATGAATPAPQATPGPQANVQAKVAMCIGCHGIPGYQATFPEVHKVPMIAGQNAQYIATALAAYAKGDRKHPTMRGIALPLGDKDIAEISNYYAGLAKVDPVPATVEAPADVKKLLDKGACASCHGANFSKPIDGTYPKIAGQHADYLYVALKSYQIEGKPYHGRTNAVMAGQVKQFSHAELKLLSQYLAGLPSELRTVPQSRFR, encoded by the coding sequence ATGAGAAGACAACTGCAGATCTCCCTCGCGTTGATGCTGGCCGGTAGTGCGTTTGTTGTAGCCGCTCAGTCCAACGCTTCTTCGTCGCCTGCGCCGGGACAAGCGCCGTCGACGACCACCCCTGGCGCCACAGGCGCCGCAACACCTGCCCCCCAGGCCACCCCTGGCCCCCAGGCCAACGTGCAGGCCAAGGTGGCCATGTGCATCGGCTGCCATGGCATCCCCGGCTACCAGGCGACCTTCCCCGAGGTCCACAAGGTGCCGATGATCGCGGGCCAGAACGCCCAGTACATCGCCACGGCGCTGGCGGCTTACGCCAAGGGCGACCGCAAGCACCCGACGATGCGCGGCATCGCGTTGCCGCTGGGCGACAAGGACATCGCGGAGATCTCCAACTACTACGCCGGCCTGGCCAAGGTCGACCCGGTGCCCGCGACGGTCGAGGCCCCGGCCGACGTCAAGAAGCTGCTGGACAAGGGCGCCTGCGCGAGCTGTCACGGCGCCAACTTCAGCAAGCCCATCGACGGCACCTACCCGAAGATCGCGGGCCAGCACGCCGACTACCTCTACGTGGCCTTGAAGTCCTACCAGATCGAGGGCAAGCCGTATCACGGGCGCACCAATGCGGTGATGGCGGGTCAGGTGAAGCAATTCAGTCACGCCGAATTGAAGCTTCTGTCGCAGTATTTGGCAGGCTTGCCGTCCGAACTACGTACAGTCCCGCAATCGCGGTTCCGCTGA
- a CDS encoding MoxR family ATPase has translation MKFQGSQDYVATPDLMLAVNAAITLTRPLLVKGEPGTGKTLLAEEVAKALGLPLLQWHVKSTTKAQQGLYEYDAVSRLRDSQLGDDKVRDIANYIVKGTLWEAFSSDTPVALLIDEIDKADIEFPNDLLRELDRMEFYVYETREWVRARHRPLVFITSNNEKELPDAFLRRCFFHYIKFPEADTMQAIVDVHFPGLKKDLLAAALKTFYDVRKLPGLKKKPSTSELIDWLKLLLAEDIPLEALQTQDDKVAIPPLVGALLKNEQDLTLFEKLVYMQSRNR, from the coding sequence ATGAAATTCCAAGGTTCCCAGGACTACGTCGCCACGCCCGACCTGATGCTGGCGGTCAACGCGGCCATCACGCTGACGCGGCCGCTGCTGGTCAAGGGCGAACCGGGCACCGGCAAGACCCTGCTGGCCGAGGAAGTCGCCAAGGCCCTGGGACTGCCGCTGCTGCAGTGGCACGTGAAGAGCACGACCAAGGCGCAGCAGGGCCTGTACGAGTACGACGCGGTCAGCCGGCTGCGCGACAGCCAGCTCGGCGACGACAAGGTGCGCGACATCGCCAACTACATCGTCAAGGGCACGCTGTGGGAAGCCTTCTCGTCGGACACGCCGGTGGCGCTGCTGATCGACGAGATCGACAAGGCCGACATCGAGTTCCCCAACGACCTGCTGCGTGAACTCGACCGCATGGAGTTCTACGTGTACGAGACCCGCGAGTGGGTCCGGGCCAGGCATCGGCCGCTGGTGTTCATCACCTCCAACAACGAGAAGGAGCTGCCGGACGCTTTCCTGCGCCGCTGCTTCTTCCACTACATCAAGTTCCCCGAGGCCGACACGATGCAGGCCATCGTCGACGTCCACTTCCCCGGCCTGAAGAAGGACCTGCTGGCCGCGGCGCTGAAGACCTTCTACGACGTGCGCAAGCTGCCGGGGCTGAAGAAGAAGCCCTCGACCTCGGAGCTGATCGACTGGCTCAAGCTGCTGCTGGCGGAGGACATCCCGCTGGAGGCGCTGCAGACGCAGGACGACAAGGTCGCCATCCCGCCGCTGGTGGGCGCGCTGCTGAAGAACGAGCAGGACCTGACCCTGTTCGAGAAACTCGTCTACATGCAGAGCCGCAACCGTTGA
- a CDS encoding GNAT family N-acetyltransferase — protein MTAPNPFTAPVTLTGPHARLEPLSHDHREALVEAVADGELWKLWYTTVPAPERMGAEIDRRLGLRDAGSMNPFTVFDADGRVAGMTTFMNIDATNRRVEIGSTWTRVSSQRSGLNTQCKLLLLRHAFETLDCIAVEFRTNRLNTQSRRAIERLGAQLDGILRSHVIMPSGLPRDTAVYSITAAEWPTIQTHLQWLIDKPRSA, from the coding sequence ATGACCGCACCCAACCCCTTCACCGCACCGGTCACGCTGACCGGCCCGCATGCGCGGCTCGAGCCGCTCTCCCACGACCACCGCGAGGCGCTGGTCGAGGCAGTCGCCGACGGCGAGCTCTGGAAGCTCTGGTACACGACCGTGCCCGCGCCCGAGCGCATGGGCGCAGAGATCGACCGGCGCCTGGGCCTGCGCGACGCGGGCTCGATGAACCCGTTCACCGTCTTCGACGCCGATGGCCGCGTCGCCGGCATGACGACCTTCATGAACATCGACGCGACCAACCGCCGCGTCGAGATAGGTTCCACCTGGACGCGCGTGTCCAGCCAGCGCAGCGGGCTGAACACGCAGTGCAAGCTGCTGCTGCTGCGGCATGCCTTCGAGACGCTCGACTGCATCGCGGTGGAGTTCCGCACCAACCGCCTGAACACGCAGAGCCGCCGCGCGATCGAACGCCTGGGCGCGCAGCTCGACGGCATCCTGCGCTCGCACGTGATCATGCCCAGCGGCCTGCCGCGCGATACCGCCGTCTACAGCATCACCGCGGCCGAATGGCCCACCATCCAGACCCACCTGCAGTGGCTGATCGACAAACCCCGGAGCGCCTGA
- a CDS encoding S9 family peptidase, producing the protein MATSKKKQSAELKPFDVDALWALARIGAPSLSPDGAQAVVPVTRFDMEKNQGATSLWLLSTLGGEPRALTSAGEKDGQPRWSPTGDSIAFIGRREQEGDKDEAPQLYVIPPDGGEARRVTKLPFGVESFKWFPDGKRVAFVSWVAPGLKGQAAQAERRKAEKDRKESAYVTEEGFYRFWDHSLPMDRVPHLHVIDLASGEVRDLFEGTDFELSRAEPDANTFDISPDGRRIVFSFDPNTPKTLEHRNALAEIDVRSGRAQVLLHEPAWDFVAPVYSHAGQHIAFIATHQGLKHTMPQQLAVLDTHGSWAVLSEEWDQDVEAPLRWDEDDLGVIFCAEDQGRRHLYRFDVKTLHAFPLCEGGHVGAFALEAGTLVVLHDSASFPPQVSVVDREGDAEEQVLHRIESFNDAALAAVRFGAVEELWFEGALGELVQMWLYHPPGFDPKQKTKVPLMQQIHGGPHTAMGDSWHWRWNHQAMAAQGYVVACVNYHGSSSFGNRFTDSITGRWAELELQDIEIATDLLLKQPWADPGRVFATGGSYGGYMVSWMNGHLPVGRYQAYICHAGCFDWTAMFANDAYLWHAKELGTPYWKDPARVAAQNPIAYAHNFNTPTLVIHGQLDYRVPDAQGLAYYNTLKAQGIEARLVWFPDENHWVMKPRNSKLWYGEFFDWLKRHDVAGAKAGAKSGAKAGAKAKAKNVVKASAKSPAKSPAKRTLKSVVKSAVKKRA; encoded by the coding sequence ATGGCCACCTCGAAGAAGAAGCAATCCGCTGAACTGAAGCCCTTCGACGTCGACGCCCTGTGGGCGCTGGCCCGGATCGGCGCGCCCAGCCTGTCGCCGGACGGCGCGCAGGCCGTCGTGCCGGTCACGCGCTTCGACATGGAGAAGAACCAGGGCGCGACCTCGCTGTGGCTGCTGTCGACGCTGGGCGGCGAGCCGCGCGCGCTGACCTCGGCCGGCGAGAAGGACGGTCAGCCGCGCTGGAGCCCGACCGGCGACTCCATCGCCTTCATCGGGCGCCGCGAGCAGGAAGGCGACAAGGACGAGGCACCGCAGCTCTACGTGATCCCGCCCGACGGCGGCGAAGCGCGCCGCGTCACGAAGCTGCCCTTCGGCGTCGAGTCCTTCAAGTGGTTCCCGGACGGAAAGCGCGTGGCCTTCGTGTCCTGGGTCGCCCCGGGCCTGAAGGGTCAGGCCGCGCAGGCCGAGCGCCGCAAGGCCGAGAAGGACCGCAAGGAATCGGCCTACGTGACCGAGGAAGGCTTCTACCGGTTCTGGGACCACTCGCTGCCGATGGACCGCGTGCCGCATCTGCACGTGATCGACCTCGCCAGCGGCGAGGTCCGCGACCTGTTCGAAGGCACCGACTTCGAGCTCAGCCGCGCCGAGCCCGATGCGAACACCTTCGACATCTCGCCGGACGGCCGCCGCATCGTGTTCAGCTTCGACCCGAACACGCCCAAGACGCTGGAGCACCGCAACGCGCTGGCCGAGATCGACGTGCGCTCCGGCCGTGCGCAGGTGCTGCTGCACGAGCCGGCCTGGGACTTCGTCGCGCCGGTCTACAGCCATGCGGGCCAGCACATCGCCTTCATCGCCACGCACCAGGGCCTGAAGCACACGATGCCGCAGCAGCTGGCCGTGCTCGACACGCACGGCAGCTGGGCCGTGCTGTCGGAGGAATGGGACCAGGACGTCGAGGCCCCGCTGCGCTGGGACGAGGACGACCTCGGCGTGATCTTCTGCGCCGAGGACCAGGGCCGTCGCCACCTCTACCGCTTCGACGTGAAGACGCTGCACGCGTTCCCGCTGTGCGAAGGGGGCCATGTCGGCGCGTTCGCGCTCGAGGCCGGCACGCTGGTCGTGCTGCACGACAGCGCGTCCTTCCCGCCGCAGGTGTCCGTCGTCGACCGCGAGGGCGACGCCGAGGAGCAGGTGCTGCATCGCATCGAGTCCTTCAACGACGCGGCGCTCGCCGCCGTGCGTTTCGGCGCGGTCGAGGAACTCTGGTTCGAGGGCGCGCTGGGCGAGCTCGTGCAGATGTGGCTCTACCACCCGCCGGGCTTCGATCCGAAGCAGAAGACCAAGGTGCCGCTGATGCAGCAGATCCACGGCGGTCCGCACACCGCCATGGGCGACAGCTGGCACTGGCGCTGGAACCACCAGGCGATGGCGGCGCAGGGCTACGTCGTCGCCTGCGTGAACTACCACGGCTCGTCGAGCTTCGGGAACCGCTTCACCGATTCGATCACCGGACGCTGGGCTGAGCTGGAGCTGCAGGACATCGAGATCGCGACCGACCTGCTGCTCAAGCAGCCGTGGGCGGATCCCGGGCGGGTGTTCGCGACCGGCGGCAGCTACGGCGGCTACATGGTGTCGTGGATGAACGGCCACCTGCCGGTCGGCCGCTACCAGGCCTACATCTGCCATGCGGGCTGCTTCGACTGGACGGCGATGTTCGCGAACGACGCTTACCTGTGGCACGCGAAGGAGCTGGGCACGCCGTACTGGAAGGATCCGGCCAGAGTCGCCGCGCAGAACCCGATCGCCTACGCGCACAACTTCAACACGCCGACGCTGGTCATCCATGGCCAGCTCGACTACCGCGTCCCCGACGCGCAGGGCCTGGCGTACTACAACACGCTGAAGGCGCAGGGCATCGAGGCGCGGCTCGTCTGGTTCCCGGACGAGAACCATTGGGTCATGAAGCCGCGCAATTCCAAGCTCTGGTACGGCGAGTTCTTCGATTGGCTCAAGCGCCACGACGTGGCCGGCGCGAAGGCCGGTGCAAAGTCGGGCGCGAAGGCCGGTGCGAAGGCCAAGGCGAAGAACGTCGTCAAGGCGAGCGCGAAGAGCCCAGCAAAGAGCCCGGCAAAGCGCACTTTGAAGAGCGTCGTGAAGAGCGCCGTGAAGAAGCGCGCCTGA
- a CDS encoding MHFG family PEP-CTERM protein, whose translation MGDVPAAVDRYTDIAPEVRERLKARMRAHDYNDIVEISRDRIVGDASYEPQIRDMHFGQGRVCASVSRDRWTDEQRERALVYCEGTACVMVPTVCRNVSRIARVPGSGGGGGAAPPGEDELIFDPPGAGAPTPVPADAPPFASLPPTPLPYVPVTPPGSFSSPPRVSIGPPSGGPPPVTVPTPLFVLPPRAVEIPPPAVPEPSTVAMLVAGLALLALTVRRASSRRSSRRSSKCALPGSLLGSSRSP comes from the coding sequence ATGGGCGATGTGCCTGCGGCGGTCGATCGCTATACGGACATTGCGCCGGAGGTGCGCGAGCGGCTCAAGGCGCGCATGAGGGCGCACGACTACAACGACATCGTCGAGATCTCGCGTGATCGCATCGTGGGCGATGCGAGCTACGAGCCGCAGATCCGCGACATGCATTTCGGACAGGGCCGCGTGTGCGCGAGCGTGAGTCGCGATCGTTGGACTGACGAGCAGCGCGAACGTGCGCTGGTCTACTGCGAGGGCACGGCTTGCGTGATGGTGCCGACGGTGTGCCGCAACGTGAGCCGCATCGCTCGGGTGCCGGGCAGCGGCGGCGGGGGTGGCGCCGCGCCTCCCGGCGAGGACGAACTGATCTTCGATCCGCCGGGCGCTGGTGCGCCTACCCCGGTGCCTGCCGATGCGCCGCCCTTCGCGAGCTTGCCGCCGACGCCGCTTCCCTATGTACCGGTCACGCCGCCGGGCTCGTTCTCGAGCCCGCCGCGCGTGTCCATCGGACCGCCGTCCGGGGGACCGCCGCCGGTGACGGTCCCGACGCCGCTGTTCGTGCTGCCGCCGCGCGCCGTGGAGATCCCGCCACCGGCGGTGCCGGAGCCCTCGACGGTGGCGATGCTGGTGGCGGGTCTTGCGTTGCTGGCGCTGACCGTCAGGCGCGCTTCTTCACGGCGCTCTTCACGACGCTCTTCAAAGTGCGCTTTGCCGGGCTCTTTGCTGGGCTCTTCGCGCTCGCCTTGA
- a CDS encoding EAL domain-containing protein: protein MDHGTGSGDDNAEVEGMLQALYGAVGEERGRWVGSFQNYRLTSAFQPVYSYPHRRPVGYEGLIRVEDERGRPIAPVTAFEGVGNFEQQIWLDRLCRLLHVHNFVAQRQPDCWLFLNIHPAVFMHAALQVRMLARAVEVVHQLGLPTHRLVFEVTEDVMARDDSFEEAVEAARATGCLLALDDFGVGHSNFDRIWRIRPEIVKLDRSLLTRSRGSRRMARVLSQMVALLHECGSLVLLEGIETAEDAQLAMDADVDLVQGFAFGHPAPFLRDGEGVSALEDVWSMFNERQAQLRQDHLDRLTPFRTALALSLQSVQQGRPLVEACQSFLKLEGAQMCYLLDDDGREIGGRAVPASGPAEIDPRFLPMERAGDARWARRPYFRRAVETVGEIQTTRPYLSLHGARMCVTVSVAYWQDGRLRVLCGDLDWDEA from the coding sequence ATGGATCACGGGACAGGCAGCGGCGACGACAACGCCGAGGTCGAAGGCATGCTGCAGGCGCTGTACGGCGCCGTCGGCGAGGAGCGCGGCCGGTGGGTCGGCAGCTTCCAGAACTACCGGCTGACCAGTGCGTTCCAGCCGGTCTACAGCTATCCGCACCGCCGGCCGGTCGGCTACGAAGGCCTGATCCGCGTCGAGGACGAGCGCGGCCGTCCCATCGCCCCGGTCACCGCCTTCGAGGGCGTCGGCAACTTCGAGCAGCAGATCTGGCTGGACCGCCTGTGCCGGCTGCTTCACGTGCACAACTTCGTCGCGCAGCGGCAGCCCGACTGCTGGCTCTTCCTGAACATCCACCCGGCCGTCTTCATGCATGCGGCGCTGCAGGTGCGCATGCTCGCGCGGGCGGTCGAGGTCGTGCACCAGTTGGGCCTGCCGACGCACCGCCTGGTCTTCGAGGTCACCGAGGACGTGATGGCCCGAGACGACAGCTTCGAGGAAGCGGTCGAGGCCGCGCGCGCCACCGGCTGTCTGCTGGCGCTGGACGACTTCGGTGTCGGACATTCGAACTTCGATCGCATCTGGCGCATCCGGCCGGAGATCGTGAAGCTCGACCGCTCGCTGCTGACGCGCTCGCGCGGTTCGCGGCGCATGGCGCGTGTGCTGTCGCAGATGGTGGCGCTGCTGCATGAATGCGGCTCGCTCGTGCTCTTGGAGGGTATCGAGACGGCGGAAGACGCGCAGCTCGCGATGGATGCGGACGTGGACCTGGTGCAGGGTTTCGCCTTCGGTCATCCGGCGCCCTTCCTGCGGGATGGCGAGGGCGTGTCCGCGCTGGAGGATGTCTGGAGCATGTTCAACGAGCGCCAGGCGCAGCTGCGACAGGACCACCTCGACCGGCTGACGCCGTTCCGCACGGCGCTGGCGCTGTCGCTGCAATCGGTGCAACAGGGCCGTCCGCTGGTCGAGGCCTGCCAGTCCTTCCTCAAGCTGGAAGGTGCGCAGATGTGCTACCTGCTGGATGACGACGGACGCGAGATCGGTGGGCGTGCGGTGCCGGCCTCGGGCCCGGCGGAGATCGATCCCCGCTTCCTGCCGATGGAGCGAGCGGGCGATGCCCGCTGGGCGCGACGGCCTTACTTCCGCCGCGCCGTGGAGACGGTCGGCGAGATCCAGACCACGCGTCCCTACCTGAGCCTGCATGGGGCCAGGATGTGCGTGACGGTCTCCGTCGCCTACTGGCAGGACGGTCGTCTGCGCGTCCTCTGCGGCGACCTCGACTGGGACGAAGCGTAG